The Oncorhynchus masou masou isolate Uvic2021 unplaced genomic scaffold, UVic_Omas_1.1 unplaced_scaffold_839, whole genome shotgun sequence genome contains the following window.
ATGTGTTCTTTCTGGGTTCCAGTAGTAggatgtgttgtttctgtgttccagtagtagggtgtgttgtttctgtgttccagtagtagggtgtgttgtttctgtgttccagtagtaggatgtgttgtttctgtgttccagtagcagggtgtgttgtttctgtgttccagtagtagggtgtgttgtttctgtgttccagtagtagggtgtgttgtttgctgtgttccagtagtaggatgtgttgtttctgtgttccagtagtaggatgtgttgtttctgtgttccagtaatagggtgtgttgtttctgtgttccagtaatAGGATGTgatgtttctgtgttccagtagtagggtgtgttgtttctgtgttccagtagtagggtgtgttgtttctgtgttccagtagtagggtgtgttgtttctgtgttccagtagtaggatgtgttgtttctgtgttccagtaatagggtgtgttgtttctgtgttccagtaatagggtgtgttgtttctgtgttccagtaatagggtgtgttgtttctgtgttccagtagtaggatgtgttgtttctgtgttccagtaatagggtgtgttgtttctgtgttccagtaatAGGATGTgatgtttctgtgttccagtagtagggtgtgttgtttctgtgttccagtaatAGGGTGTgatgtttctgtgttccagtagtagggtgtgttgtttctgtgttccagtaatagggtgtgttgtttctgtgttccagaagtagggtgtgttgtttctgtgttccagtagtagggtgtgttgtttctgtgttccagtagtagggtgtgttgtttgctgtgttccagtagtaggacgtgttgtttctgtgttccagtagtaggacgtgttgtttctgtgttccagtaatagggtgtgttgtttctgtgttccagtagtaggatgtgatgtttctgtgttccagtagtagggtgtgttgtttctgtgttccagtagtagggtgtgttgtttctgtgttccagtagtagggtgtgttgtttctgtgttccagtaatagggtgtgttgtttctgtgttccagtaatagggtgtgttgtttctgtgttccagtagtaggatgtgatgtttctgtgttccagtaatagggtgtgttgtttctgtgttccagtagtaggatgtgttgtttctgtgttccagtaatagggtgtgttgtttctgtgttccagtagtaggatgtgttgtttctgtgttccagtagtagggtgtgttgtttctgtgttccagtagtagggtgtgttgtttctgtgttccagtagtagggtgtgttgtttctgtgttccagtagtagggtgtgttgtttgctgtgttccagtagtaggatgtgatgtttctgtgttccagtagtaggatgtgttgtttctgtgttccagtagtagaatgtgttgtttctgtgttccagtagtagaatgtgttgtttctgtgttccagtagtagaatgtgttgtttctgtgttccagttgTAGGATGTGTTGTTTgctgtgttccagtagtaggatgtgatgtttctgtgttccagtagtaggatgtgttgtttctgtgttccagtagtaggatgtgttgtttctgtgttccagtagtaggatgtgttgtttctgtgttccagtaatAGGATGTGATGTTTCTGTGTTCCAGGTTGGCCTTCCTTCTATGACCTGGTGACGGAGGAGTCAGTCACTGTAACAGATGATTTCGCCTACGGGATGCACAGAGTTGAGACCAGCTGTAGTCAGGTAAACTGGTTCACATTATGTCACCGTTTAGTTGAAGACATTGATAACCAACTCTCTGTTACAATAGTGACCTGGTTAGATATGAGGTCCACCTAGACGTTAAAGACTAGCAGAGATAGGAGATCTGTTTTGGTGAAGGCGGAAGTAGAGACTAGATTATCGGTTCTCCTTGGAGGGGGTCACAGATTTTAGTTTTCATATTTACAATTACAACAAAATGTTGCTTGGATATTGCTGAGTAATcagtctgtgtgtttcagtgtggttcTCACCTCGGACACCTGTTTGATGACGGCCCCAGACCCACAGGGAAACGATACTGCATCAACTCTGCCTCTCTGGGCTTCCAGTCAGCCTCCGCCTCTAGCCCACCCAGCAACGGAGATGGGGCAGGAGCTGGGGCaggagctggagctggggctggagctggggcaggagctggggctggagctggagctggagctggagctggagctggagctggggctggagctggagctggggctggagctggggctggagctggagctggggctggagctggggctgggccAGGTGGTGCTGTCGGGGGTAAGACTGAGCTCTGAGTAAAAGGTCTCCTTGGTCTTGGACAGGATTCAGGAATACAGGAAGTACAGGCACGGTCACTCACTCCTTATCCTAACTGGTAGCCTAGGTCCTGGTCGAAATGTTacgaacagaacagagaacagctgGAGAATATAGGTTACACAGAACCCGAAAACAGTCAGCCAACGAGGTTACACAGAATTCGAAAACAGTCAGCCAACTAGGTTACACAGATCTGAAAACAGTCAGCCAACTCGGTTACACAGAACCCGAAAACAGTCAGCCAACTCGGTTACACAGAACCCGAAAACAGTCAGACAACTAGGTTACACAGAACCCGAAAAACAGTCAGCCAACGAGGTTACACAGAACCCGAAAACAGTCAGACAACTCGGTTACACAGAACCCGAAAACAGTCAGACAACTCGGTTACACAGAACCCGaaaacagtcatccaactaggTTACACGGAACCCGAAAACAGTCAGCCAACTAGGTTACACGGAACCCGaaaacagtcatccaactaggTTCCACAGAACCCGaaaacagtcatccaactaggTTACACAGAACCCGAAAACAGTCAGCCAACTAGGTTACACAGATCTGAAAACAGTCAGACAACTCGGTTACACAGAACCCGAAAACAGTCAGCCAACTACAGTCAGCTCAATAAGGGGCCATCAGCACCCCTTAGAAACATGTGGAACATGATGCCTCTTCTGTGCTCATGTGGGttacacacacccaaacacagtCGGTCAAACACAGTCGGTCAAACACAGTCGGTCAAACAGTCGGTCAAACAGTCGGTCAAACACAGTCGGTCAAACAGTCGGTCAAACACAGTCGGTCAAACACAGTCGGTCAAACACAGTCGGTCAAACACAGTCGGTTAAACACAGTCGGTTAAACACAGTCGGTCAAACACAGTCGGTCAAACAGTCGGTCAAATGACCCCAGTGGCCATGCACCAAGCTGGCCCACCTCTGGCTCCCAGCCTTAATAAAGTCCCAgacctctactgtactctacaaccGTCTGAGGAGACACATGTTGGGATGCAGATTCACGTTGCTCACATTGCTTTTGACCGTTTACAAGTTTAGATCATATTttaaagtgtatatatatatcaactGTTATATATTTTTCTTTCTAGTATATTTAGAACTTTatgcttttttttgggggggggggagtgaatgaattatatattattatgATTGTGTGGACATGACTTTGAAGAAAAATGTGtgttgtttaaaaataaataaaaagtgatATTTGATACAGAGGGGTTGATAGTTTAAGGACGACGCTCCTATGAGCTGTAAAATAAACACTAAGAGGATAAATAAGCATTCTGTCCAAttatggagacacacacac
Protein-coding sequences here:
- the LOC135537760 gene encoding methionine-R-sulfoxide reductase B3-like, translated to LFPSPPIGTCRTKKTWPKSFSQEELKKRLSPIQFHVTQEKGTESAFRGEYTEYKEDGIYTCVVCGSPLFKSETKFDSGSGWPSFYDLVTEESVTVTDDFAYGMHRVETSCSQCGSHLGHLFDDGPRPTGKRYCINSASLGFQSASASSPPSNGDGAGAGAGAGAGAGAGAGAGAGAGAGAGAGAGAGAGAGAGAGAGAGAGAGAGAGAGPGGAVGGKTEL